The Melopsittacus undulatus isolate bMelUnd1 chromosome 9, bMelUnd1.mat.Z, whole genome shotgun sequence genomic interval AGGACACCCACCCCCTCCACCAGAGAAcctggagagcagcacagaCCGGTCAGGAGAGGGGACAGAACCGCAGGTAGGGCAATGCTGCAGTGGGAGGTGATGCTGGGAGGACCTGCCAGGGGATGCCTGTACTTGGGTGACCATTTCCcacccagctcagcagcatcactgcatcccctgctccctgcattGCCCTCCCTGCAGCAGTGCCTTGCAGAGCATGGGGTGACCCAGAACACTGCTGCCCGCTCCCCTTGCAGCTCAGTGTGGTGTGGCTGAGGCTCtaggtgctggtgctggtgctgccggGGCGCTTCTCGGTGAAGAAGCTcttgagcagcagcacttgccCGATGCTGACCACAAAGAGGATAAGGGTTTCCCCCACAGACCAGTATGAGACCCGACCATTGAGGTCCTCGGCCCTGCTCCGGTCCTGCGCCTCCCGCAAGCGGTAATGGGTCTGGGAGTCGATCACCGTGTTCAGTGCCTCGTGGATGGTGACACAGGCAGACTCCATCTGGGGAGACAAGTGcattccagcactgctgctgctgcagtgctgagggcagggctgggacacCCAGGGCAGGACAGCAGTGCCCTGAGCTGTGGGTCTCCaccagctgagctctgctcaaAAGGGAAACTGGAGACCTCCCAGTGAAGGGACCCCACTGTGGGCACCACAGCAcaactgggaggcactggggctggtccagccctgctgtgcttgCCATGAGTGGGATGGGAGCCGGGTGCTCCCGATGGAGCAGGTTCAGGCCTGGAGcagcccccccatccctccctgggAGCAGGACATGCCCTGCATGGCATGGGGCGGGTGGTTGGCAGTTGGCACTTCTGCATTCggcagaggggaagggggaCGAGCCCCAACCGCCGTCCTGTGGGGCCGTTTGGCCACAAGCGGGAGCTGCGGTAGGACCTTCCCCCATGGCAGCCCCATGTCACTGCAGGGACCTACCTGTGTGAGCGCGGTGACGCGGTTGCTCATGTCGGGCAGGATCGGGGGCTCGTCGCCCACCTGGAAGTCGAAGTAGATGGTTTTGTGGGAGAAGGTGGAGAACTCGTTGCTGAAGCAGAAGGTGTAGACGCCCTGGACTTCAGTGCGGTGTGGGAAGCTGTCGTACTGCTTCTTGGTCTCCTTGTAGATGGTCCTGCCATTGGGGTCCTCCACGTAGCAGTCCACATCATAGTGTCCGCCGGTGATCACCTGCACAAGgagatgcagcagcacaggccaAAACCTGAGGTGAGAGCACGTGCTTCTGCCCATGCCTCACATGGCACTGGGGAAGTTGCACCCCATGGGGCACACAGCTCAAGTGGGGTGTCACAGCTCGAGGGGGGGTGCCTGGGTCCAGCCCTGGGTCAGGGGCTCCTCTGGTCACTGTGGGCACATCCCAGTGCTTGCTCCAAGACAGGCACCACTGGGCATGAGAACAGGGTTGGGGACTGGTCCTGGTGCAGTGCAGGGGGAGATGGGAACTGCATGGGAAAGGTGCAGGTGCAGCCCTGCCAGGGGCTCTGTGGGACAcgggcaggagcacagagctgcGGTACGTGGGGACGGTGATGGGCACAAGCAGGGGGCGATGGTGTGGGCAGGGCCATGGGGCCTCGGGTTGGACAGAGGCCCATGGGCACGGGCAGGGCAGTACCTGGTAGTCCAGCGTGAACTTGAGGCCGCGCTGCAGCTCCTGGTGGAAGCACTGCCGGTCGCTGTCGGGCAGCTCGAACGTCAGCTCCGTGGCTCGGGCCCGCAGCGCGCCCAGTaccggcaccagcaccagcagcgcCCGCATCCCGGTCCGCATCCCGGTCCGCATCCCGGCCCCCATCCCGGTCCGCATCCCGGCCCCCATCCCGGTCCGCATCCCCCGCTCCTGACGTGGCGCACACCGGCACCGCCGCCGCTTCCGCTGGGGGCGGCTCCAGCGCCACCCCCGCCCCCGGGGCCGCGCAGGGGCTGCGGAGGGGCCGGTACCGAGCAGCAACCGAGAGCCGGCCCCGAGCGCCATGAACGGGAGGGTGGGAGCGCTGCCCCCGTCTGCTCCCATGTAGAGCACGGGGAGACCCCGGGGGGACccgtgtggggctgggagagccGCGGGTGTTCAACTGCAGGAGAGagggctcctgaaggggagacctgagagcagctccagtgcctaaaggggctgcaggaaagctggagaggggcttgggacaagggatgtagggacaggccaaggggaatggcttgaacctgcccaagagaggggagtctgagctgagctctgaggcagaagctgttccctgggagggtgctgaggcgctggcacagggtgcccagagaagctgtggctgccccatccctggcagtgctcaaggccaggttggacacaggggcttggagcagctgctccagtggaagtggtccctgcccctgcaggggttggagctggaggagctttaaggtcctttccaacccaaaccaatctgtggTTCTATGACCCAGTTTCTGCAGACTTCCCATCTCCAACTGCTGCCCAAAGGCATCAAacattgtttggtttttttaaaaaagaaagaagaaaaccaccaaataTCAGGGTATTTAGTAACGAATGGAGGAGAACAACAGGATTTAAAATTCTGCACCCTAAAATATAAGACAAACGTCACTTACAGCACAAATATGTCTGAAATTCAATCTGAGACATTTGACCTAAAGTAGAAACGTTAAGGCTGTAAAAATATAACCTCTTCCCTTTGCTCTAAGCCACATATTTAAACCTCAGTCCTAGAGAGCACTCCTGGGCTGTTACAGCCaaagcccagctctgccttgtgccaggctctgcagcagcctgttGAGCATTGCCTCGTGCCCTGGGCAGGGAACCGGGTCCTCGCCAGCCGTGTtggggatggatggacagacGGAGCACGTGTGGGTCAGGTAAGGGCCAAACCTGCAGCAGAGGAGGTCAAACCCCACTGCCCATGCAGTGGTGTCAGGACACATCAGCCCTCTATGGGGTACAGACCCAGAGCTTGCCGGGCAGTGGCGCAGGGCCCTGGGCTGGTTCCCTCCATGCCACCAGCTCCATGTGGTGGGTTCAGTGGAGCCTGGCGGCAGCTACGGCACATCCATCCCATGGTCCTGTGGTGTGGGGGGAGCTTCCCGCAGAGCCCAGCTGAGGATGGGGCCCTGCAGTGCCCAGTTCCCTGCCCTGATggtgcagagctgcctgtgctgccgGTGCAGCCCCAGTCCCACAGCAGGATGCCACATGTTCTGTCTGCAGGGCAGGGCCACTGGGTCCCCAGCCCTGGGAGGGAGCTGCAGCTGTACCCCCATCTCCAGCTATGTGGGTGTGTTTGCTGGCTTGGGCTcatggtgctggggatggacctGTGAGAGCTGCTGCAGACCCCAGCAATGGGCAGAAGCTTCCCATGCAGCCAGGAGCATTCCCAGTGTTAGGTGGGAGATGCACCTGAACCTTGGTCACTCCAGAGATGGAGACAAACCCAGCCCAAGCCAGGCACCAGCCTGCAGCAATGATGGGTGAGCTCAGCTTCTGGAGCTTCAGTGCTTGCAAGGgtctgagctgcagagctgtctcCCTGTCCAGCATGGCTACGGTACCAACACATTCAGTTGCTAGGAATGGGTGGTCTTCCAAGCACATCCATCATTAAGCTCTTCTCCCTGGCAGGCACTTCGCACACACATCACCCCACGGCTCGCTCGTGTGTGGCTCCACACAGGTTTCTATGTCTGAACAAGCTGGGTGGAAGGAAAGTAGGTTATAAATGATGAGGAATTAGtgacctgcaggcaggagccagTGAGTGAAGCCAAATGATGTCAGATGGTCTGGGACTGATGTCTCAGGTCATCACTCCTGGGGAAAGGTCCAGAAGAAACCGCAATACGAGAGGCTCCAGCTGCCTGGAGTGGGAGCAGGAGCCTCCCAGTTGAGCCCCTGGGCACAGGTCTGGTCCCTGTGGTCACCAGTGCTTCCCTGGAGCTGGGTGGCATGGGAACCATCACGtttctgcagaggcagcactgGTTTGGTGACCTCTGTGGGAAGCAGATGGTGATGTGGCTACTGGGCCACGATTTCCTCGAAGTCGGAGAGCTGCCGcatctgctctgcctgcatggaATGTCTCCGGAGCAGCTTCCTTTTGGCTCGCAGGTCTCCCCACCTGGGTGAGCTGGGGGTGAAAGACACCAGAGCCTTCAGGCCAGCAGCCAGCGGGGAGGGGGCTTTGCTGCTGGAGCCGATGTCAGggatgggggggttggggttcACGTTCAGGGGGGGCAGGTACCCAGGCCTGCTGTGTGCGATGTGGTCCAGCAGCAGGGTGCCGGAGCCTCTCCTCTCCAGCAAGCCAGGCGGCCGGTGCCGCATGGGCCCGGGCGAGGTGCCCGTGCTGCCGTCCAGGGCATCCTGGTAGCCATCCAGCGAGCCCACATGGGGCCCACTGAGCCTCCTGCGCTCCAACGGCCCCTTCCCCTCGGCCGGGCCGGGGATGCCGCAGAGCTGGGGTTCATCATCGTGGTGCTCGGTGCTGAGCCGCCGCCAGCGCAGCCCCGCGGCCGCATCCGGCTCCTCGGGCACCGTGCTCCTGCGGGGCAGGCGCTGCACCGCGGCCGCATCCGGCTCCTCGGGCACCGTGCTCCTGCGGGGCAGGCGCTGCACCGCGGCCGGGCTCTTCTCGAACGCTGCCTTCCATAGCGGTGCCCTCGGAGCAGGGTCATCCACCGGCGGCAGGACAGACGGGTCCTTGCTCCTGCTGCCGCTGCAGGAGAGAGGAGCCTTTTTGGACAATGAGAGGTCTCCGATGCCTGTGATCACCTCCTCATCCGCACCCACCCGGGTGTCATCGTGGTGTGTGGAGGCTGCCAGCACCGAGGGTGCCACCAGACCCCACGGCTCCGAGCGCAGCCTCTTGAGCCGCGGCAGCCGCGCTCTGTGGGCTGCCCCAGTGTGCTGCCCTGGGGAGGGCGGCTCGTTGGCACAGGGGATGTCCCCAGGGTGCGATGGGAAGATGCTGCTCTCCTCCTCGGCAGGGGAAGGTGCTGAGATGGGAGCTTTCGGGTGGGTGCTGGAGGGTGCTGTGCATGCCTCAGGGCTCCTCTCCTTGAAGTCCAGCAAGGGTGGCATGTTCAGGTATTGCTTGGCTGTCTTGGTGCCGGAGGCGGATTTGTCCATGGTGATGATGATCACCTCCTTCCCTTTGGCTTTGCAGGCGttcaggaggtgctgcagcacatCCTTGTCATTGGCGTTGATGGCATGGACCAATGCTGATGCTCCCGAGTGGTCCTCCAGGCTGGGGTCTGAGCCgttctccagcagcagggacaccACTTCCCCACCGGCACCGCGGATGCAGGCATGCATCAGGGCTGTTTTCCCGGACTTGTCCTGGATGTTGGGGTCAGCTCTGTTGTCCAGCAGGTACTTCACCATCTTGAGCTTGCTGATGCTCTGCTGGTCAACGTGCTTGGTGATGCAGGCCACCATCAGGGCCGTCTCCCCTCTCTCATTGCTCTCGTTGATGTAAGCCCCCCCTTCCAGCAGCAGCCGGGTGAGGCGGAGCCGCCCGAGCCACACTGCCTTCAGGAGGGGGTTCCCCCCCGTCTCCAGCTCTGTCACATCCATGGCACCGGCTGGTTTTTACTGGTGGGCAATGGCAGTGTCAGCTGCGGAGGGACCGTGAGGAAAGGTGAGGTTTGGTGCTCAgctccccctgccctgccctgccggGCTGCCCTGTCCTGGCTGACCGTGTCCAGCCCACACTGTGGAACCCCAAAGCCACCCACCCCACACACTgggtccagtggaaggtgtccctgccacaggcagggggttggaactggaggaggtTTAAGGTCCTTCCAGTACAAACCattgtgtgattctatgacttggcTGCCAGGGTCCCAGTTGACCTTAACTGCCCTTAATTGCCCTGAGGAGCTCAGCTGAGATCCCCACCCACCTTCCTGCCCCCCTCCCACTGCTCCTGGGCTGGGGCTCTATTTAAATGCAGGCCTAGTCCAGACCAGTCCTGGTGTGACCTATGAAGGTGCTGGAGCCTCCATCCACTCTGTCACACCAGCTCCTTCACTGGACTTCCCTCGATTACCCAGGACCTGACTCACCACCCGTTACCCCGATGGTTGCTGTTGATGGGACCAGGTATGGACTCATCCGTGTCtcatcccagcctgtgctgtggtGGTCCTCAGCTTATGACTTGTGCTTccccacagagcagctcttctCTGGCAGCTTCCTACCAAGACACCCTGGTTCATCTCACCTTGCTCTTCTCCAGCTATGCTGCCCCAGTGGCCATGCTGGCATCTGCCTGGATGCACCCGATTTCCAGAGCAATCTGTGCAGTCCTGACCCCGCGGTGGTTTCCACTATGTTCTCCAGGTCCTCCGGCTGGTAACACAGAGCCCACTGGAGACAGTGTGAGCATCTCCTACGGCTCCTTGTGCTGAAGCCACCATCTCTGCTTCCTCGCTGCTGAAGCTGTGGTCACACTGTCTGTAACCCGTTGCTGCTCGGCACTggtgtgagctgctgctgaaggagcagCCTCCACTCCGACAGCTCCGCAGCAGCCTGGCTCCGGAGCATCAACAGGCGCTTCCCTGGCACTGGCTGTGGGGAATTCGGGCAGGTAAGGACCCAGCCATGGCGCATGACCCGAGCACCCCATGACCCTGCTGCCTGCGTCCCCAGGACCAAACCTACCCCTGGCAGCTGCGAGCCCTGGGGCTCCAGGCAGAGGCAGTGCTCGGAGCGGTGCTGGAGGGaccagcagagcccagctgcaACCATCCCGGAGGCAGACACGGCCCCGAATCCTGCCCCACTTCTACCCCTCGGGTCTTGCCCTGCtcttccctggagcatccccCGCACCCCCCCTCCTGTGCCCGGAGAACCGCGGCTCCCGCAGCGCTGGGGCCGGATGGAA includes:
- the TMED3 gene encoding transmembrane emp24 domain-containing protein 3 translates to MRTGMRTGMRALLVLVPVLGALRARATELTFELPDSDRQCFHQELQRGLKFTLDYQVITGGHYDVDCYVEDPNGRTIYKETKKQYDSFPHRTEVQGVYTFCFSNEFSTFSHKTIYFDFQVGDEPPILPDMSNRVTALTQMESACVTIHEALNTVIDSQTHYRLREAQDRSRAEDLNGRVSYWSVGETLILFVVSIGQVLLLKSFFTEKRPGSTSTST
- the ANKRD34C gene encoding ankyrin repeat domain-containing protein 34C; the encoded protein is MDVTELETGGNPLLKAVWLGRLRLTRLLLEGGAYINESNERGETALMVACITKHVDQQSISKLKMVKYLLDNRADPNIQDKSGKTALMHACIRGAGGEVVSLLLENGSDPSLEDHSGASALVHAINANDKDVLQHLLNACKAKGKEVIIITMDKSASGTKTAKQYLNMPPLLDFKERSPEACTAPSSTHPKAPISAPSPAEEESSIFPSHPGDIPCANEPPSPGQHTGAAHRARLPRLKRLRSEPWGLVAPSVLAASTHHDDTRVGADEEVITGIGDLSLSKKAPLSCSGSRSKDPSVLPPVDDPAPRAPLWKAAFEKSPAAVQRLPRRSTVPEEPDAAAVQRLPRRSTVPEEPDAAAGLRWRRLSTEHHDDEPQLCGIPGPAEGKGPLERRRLSGPHVGSLDGYQDALDGSTGTSPGPMRHRPPGLLERRGSGTLLLDHIAHSRPGYLPPLNVNPNPPIPDIGSSSKAPSPLAAGLKALVSFTPSSPRWGDLRAKRKLLRRHSMQAEQMRQLSDFEEIVAQ